Proteins from a single region of Fodinibius sp. Rm-B-1B1-1:
- a CDS encoding DNA-directed RNA polymerase subunit omega: MGIKTLDIEKLNKDTGNQYELISIMSKRARQIAAQEKLQLDEKLKYFEGFEDDDEFSFNEEQENISKEFEKLAHPTQRAVGEMEKGKIYFRYPQDEE; this comes from the coding sequence ATGGGTATTAAAACATTAGATATTGAAAAGCTGAATAAAGACACAGGAAATCAGTACGAACTGATTTCAATTATGTCAAAACGGGCCCGTCAAATTGCGGCGCAGGAGAAGCTTCAGCTTGATGAAAAACTGAAGTACTTTGAAGGTTTTGAGGATGACGACGAGTTCTCTTTTAACGAAGAACAAGAAAATATCTCAAAAGAATTTGAGAAGCTCGCACATCCCACGCAACGTGCTGTTGGTGAAATGGAAAAAGGAAAAATCTATTTCCGTTACCCACAAGACGAAGAATAA
- the coaBC gene encoding bifunctional phosphopantothenoylcysteine decarboxylase/phosphopantothenate--cysteine ligase CoaBC, protein MLSGKRIILGVTGGIAAYKAAFLLRAYQKAGAEVRVTMTPAATKFVGTDTFSSLSKHPVAVDVFPKNNTTVDTWTKHISWGEWADLFVIAPCTANTLGKIAYGLSDNMLTATVLAARCPLLLCPTMDGEMYESPAVYKNLQTVQNFGYHILEPEEGYLASGLEGKGRLPEAETILEKSAEIIRKHQKNGPLAGKKVVVTAGPTREHIDPVRFISNPSSGKMGFAMAEAAQNLGADVTLIHGPVSLDKPADIKAIEIESTADLFEQVKNHANADVVIMAAAVSDFTPKNKYSNKVKKDKAESSIELEQTTDILSWLGDHKKDGQVLIGFAMETENLIENATTKLNKKKADWIVANTLTDEEAGFQSDKNKVHLLGRNGSAKFEGLKREVAQKILNYIFPDNT, encoded by the coding sequence ATGTTATCCGGAAAGCGGATAATACTGGGAGTTACCGGAGGAATTGCAGCCTACAAGGCTGCTTTTCTTTTACGTGCCTATCAAAAGGCAGGTGCCGAAGTACGTGTTACGATGACCCCGGCCGCCACTAAATTCGTAGGCACTGATACCTTTTCTTCTCTTTCTAAACATCCAGTTGCCGTGGACGTTTTTCCGAAAAATAACACCACGGTCGACACATGGACAAAGCACATCTCTTGGGGAGAATGGGCGGATCTATTTGTCATTGCTCCCTGCACCGCAAATACGTTGGGAAAAATTGCATACGGTCTTTCTGATAATATGCTAACCGCTACGGTGCTGGCTGCTCGCTGTCCCCTGCTTCTTTGTCCCACAATGGATGGAGAAATGTATGAATCGCCTGCAGTTTATAAAAATCTGCAAACCGTTCAGAATTTTGGATATCACATCTTAGAACCCGAAGAAGGTTATTTGGCCAGTGGCCTTGAAGGCAAGGGACGACTGCCCGAAGCAGAAACAATTCTGGAAAAAAGCGCAGAAATCATCCGGAAACACCAAAAAAATGGTCCCTTAGCTGGCAAAAAAGTCGTTGTTACAGCCGGACCTACTCGGGAACATATCGATCCCGTTCGATTTATTTCCAATCCCAGCTCTGGAAAAATGGGTTTTGCCATGGCCGAAGCAGCTCAAAACTTAGGAGCCGATGTAACCCTTATTCACGGTCCTGTTTCTCTGGATAAACCAGCGGATATCAAAGCAATAGAAATTGAATCAACGGCTGATCTTTTTGAACAGGTAAAAAATCATGCCAATGCGGATGTAGTTATTATGGCCGCTGCGGTATCCGATTTTACCCCAAAAAATAAATACTCCAACAAAGTAAAGAAAGACAAAGCTGAATCATCCATCGAGCTTGAACAAACGACGGATATCCTATCGTGGCTCGGTGATCATAAGAAAGATGGACAGGTTCTTATCGGTTTTGCCATGGAAACTGAAAACCTTATCGAAAATGCCACAACCAAGTTAAATAAGAAAAAGGCAGACTGGATTGTGGCCAACACCCTTACCGATGAGGAGGCTGGATTCCAATCCGACAAAAATAAAGTGCACTTACTGGGCAGAAATGGCTCTGCAAAGTTTGAAGGATTAAAACGAGAAGTAGCTCAAAAAATACTAAATTATATTTTTCCTGATAACACGTAG
- the gmk gene encoding guanylate kinase, translating into MSNKKTPGKVIVIVAPSGAGKTTIAQRLLEDYPKIQFSTSATTRKPRKKEQNGKDYYFLSDEEFDQKVENEEFLEWEHYSGNRYGTLRSEVDKLVESGYFPLLDIEVKGALNVQRLYDSDAISIFIEPPSMNELKERLSKRGSETNESLQQRLKRAEMEMKYADRFDFSVVNDDLEEAYTEVKNIIEPFITD; encoded by the coding sequence TTGAGTAATAAAAAAACACCCGGTAAAGTCATTGTTATCGTAGCCCCCAGTGGAGCAGGTAAAACAACCATTGCCCAACGGCTGTTGGAAGACTATCCCAAAATCCAATTTTCGACCTCGGCCACAACACGAAAACCGCGGAAAAAGGAACAAAATGGTAAAGACTACTACTTTTTATCAGATGAAGAATTTGATCAAAAGGTAGAAAATGAAGAGTTCTTAGAATGGGAACATTATAGCGGTAATCGCTACGGCACCCTCCGATCTGAAGTTGATAAACTGGTGGAATCTGGGTATTTTCCCCTGCTTGATATTGAAGTAAAAGGAGCCCTGAACGTTCAACGGCTCTATGATTCGGATGCCATTTCCATTTTTATTGAACCACCCTCAATGAATGAGCTTAAAGAAAGGCTCTCAAAACGGGGTAGCGAAACAAATGAATCGCTTCAGCAGCGGCTGAAACGAGCAGAAATGGAAATGAAATATGCCGATCGCTTCGATTTTTCTGTTGTTAATGATGATCTCGAAGAAGCATATACAGAAGTCAAGAATATCATAGAACCCTTTATCACTGATTAA